A genomic window from Blastococcus saxobsidens DD2 includes:
- a CDS encoding YceD family protein has protein sequence MPAAQPFPSGAPSSRPTASEDRRPSANPWKYDLRELGRRAGTMQELDRRAPAPAGWGLELIRVPEKADVHLRLRLESVMEGVLVTGDLDVPVVGSCARCLEPTEDTLTLDVQELYAYAGSTTEATSEEDEVRRVEGDFLDLEPLARDTIVLNLPLSPVCTPDCGGLCVDCGQRIDDLPADHTHEVTDPRWAALAERFASSPGTPGESTTPEEN, from the coding sequence ATGCCTGCCGCTCAGCCGTTCCCCTCCGGCGCCCCGTCCTCAAGGCCAACGGCCTCCGAGGACCGGCGTCCGTCCGCCAACCCCTGGAAGTACGACCTCCGGGAGCTCGGCCGCCGCGCGGGCACCATGCAGGAGCTCGACCGCAGGGCCCCGGCGCCCGCCGGCTGGGGCCTGGAGCTGATCCGGGTCCCGGAGAAGGCCGACGTGCACCTGCGGCTGCGGCTGGAGTCCGTCATGGAGGGCGTGCTGGTCACCGGAGACCTCGACGTCCCCGTCGTCGGCTCCTGCGCCCGCTGCCTCGAGCCGACCGAGGACACCCTGACCCTCGACGTCCAGGAGCTCTACGCCTACGCGGGCAGCACCACCGAGGCGACCAGCGAGGAGGACGAGGTCCGCCGCGTCGAGGGTGACTTCCTCGACCTCGAGCCGCTGGCCCGCGACACCATCGTCCTGAACCTCCCGCTGTCGCCGGTCTGCACCCCGGACTGCGGCGGCCTGTGCGTCGACTGCGGTCAGCGGATCGACGACCTCCCGGCAGACCACACCCACGAGGTGACCGACCCCCGGTGGGCCGCCCTCGCGGAGCGTTTCGCTTCCTCGCCGGGCACCCCCGGCGAATCCACCACCCCAGAGGAGAACTGA
- a CDS encoding GNAT family N-acetyltransferase, with amino-acid sequence MSTSAERVLPDGSVARLRAVPYDDPLARTLVEAVQQEYVARYGGRDEAVVDPAEFRPPAGLFLVAELDGAPAGCGAWRVHPPGGVEIKRVYVAAGFRRRGLAQAIMAELECSAARAGHRSVVLNTGRRQPEAVALYADLGYVPVPGFGVYACSPEAVFLGKELAALTHGEESTWAS; translated from the coding sequence ATGTCCACTTCGGCTGAGCGGGTGCTGCCGGACGGGTCGGTGGCCCGGCTGCGGGCCGTTCCCTACGACGACCCGCTCGCGCGGACCCTGGTCGAGGCGGTCCAGCAGGAGTACGTGGCGCGGTACGGCGGCCGGGACGAGGCCGTCGTCGACCCGGCGGAGTTCCGGCCGCCGGCGGGCCTCTTCCTCGTCGCCGAGCTGGACGGCGCGCCCGCGGGGTGCGGCGCGTGGCGGGTCCACCCACCCGGCGGGGTGGAGATCAAGCGGGTCTACGTGGCGGCTGGGTTCCGCCGGCGCGGCCTCGCGCAGGCGATCATGGCCGAGCTCGAGTGCTCCGCCGCACGTGCCGGGCACCGGTCGGTGGTGCTCAACACCGGCCGGAGGCAGCCGGAGGCCGTCGCTCTCTACGCCGACCTGGGCTACGTTCCCGTCCCCGGGTTCGGGGTGTACGCGTGCTCGCCGGAGGCCGTGTTCCTCGGCAAGGAGCTGGCAGCCCTGACGCACGGCGAGGAGTCGACGTGGGCATCGTGA
- the rsmD gene encoding 16S rRNA (guanine(966)-N(2))-methyltransferase RsmD: protein MTRLIAGVAGGRRLRVPPAGVRPTGDKARGALFNSLGSLLDLEGAAVLDLYAGSGALGLEALSRGATEVVFVESGPRVLPVLRANLAAVGLPGGRVIAGSVPAVLARAAPRAFDVVLADPPYEVPVDEVQDVLRALVTGEWLAPGGVVVVERSSRETGWEWPTPLDALRERRYGEAVLRYGRRP, encoded by the coding sequence ATGACGCGGCTGATCGCGGGCGTCGCGGGGGGCCGGCGGCTCCGGGTTCCGCCCGCCGGTGTCCGGCCGACCGGCGACAAGGCCCGCGGCGCCCTGTTCAACTCCCTCGGCTCGCTGCTGGACCTGGAGGGCGCCGCGGTGCTCGACCTCTACGCCGGCTCCGGCGCGCTGGGCCTGGAGGCGCTGTCCCGCGGGGCCACCGAGGTCGTCTTCGTCGAGTCCGGGCCCAGGGTGCTGCCGGTGCTGCGGGCCAACCTCGCCGCCGTCGGGCTGCCCGGCGGCCGGGTGATCGCCGGCTCGGTGCCCGCGGTGCTGGCCAGGGCGGCCCCGCGGGCGTTCGACGTCGTCCTCGCCGATCCGCCGTACGAGGTGCCGGTGGACGAGGTGCAGGACGTGCTGCGCGCGCTGGTCACGGGGGAGTGGCTGGCCCCCGGAGGGGTCGTCGTCGTCGAGCGGTCCAGCCGCGAGACGGGCTGGGAATGGCCGACACCCCTGGACGCTCTGCGCGAACGGCGCTACGGCGAGGCAGTGCTCCGGTACGGTCGGCGTCCGTGA
- the rpmF gene encoding 50S ribosomal protein L32, producing the protein MAVPKRKMSRANTRMRRSQWKATAPTLSPCPNRACGELKPPHQACPTCGQYDGRQVLSV; encoded by the coding sequence GTGGCCGTTCCGAAGCGGAAGATGTCGCGCGCCAACACCCGCATGCGCCGGTCGCAGTGGAAGGCCACCGCGCCGACCCTGTCGCCGTGTCCCAACCGCGCCTGCGGCGAGCTCAAGCCCCCGCACCAGGCGTGCCCGACGTGCGGCCAGTACGACGGCCGCCAGGTCCTGTCGGTCTGA
- the rpmB gene encoding 50S ribosomal protein L28 — protein MAAVCDVCGKGPGFGMSVSHSHRRTPRRWNPNIQSVRALIAPGNRRRINACTSCIRAGKVARS, from the coding sequence GTGGCTGCCGTGTGCGATGTGTGTGGCAAGGGCCCCGGTTTCGGTATGTCGGTGTCGCACTCGCACCGCCGCACGCCGCGCCGTTGGAACCCGAACATCCAGTCCGTGCGGGCGCTGATCGCCCCCGGTAACCGTCGCCGGATCAACGCGTGCACCTCGTGCATCCGCGCCGGCAAGGTCGCCCGCAGCTGA
- the rnc gene encoding ribonuclease III, translating into MGTTAAATHPAESAAGGRAPDGAAHPGGEAHAARAAAWLDDALGVRLPDDLLGLMLTHRSFAYENGGLPTNERLEFLGDSVLGLVVTDELYRSQPGLPEGQLAKLRASVVNMTSLARVARRLGDGGLGPHVLLGRGEETTGGREKDSILADALEALVGAIHLGCGLDTASAVVHRLFDPLLVEAATRGAGLDWKTSLQELGAAQGLGAPTYQVDDEGPDHAKTFTAAVLLAGIVRGTGSGRTKKAAEQEAAEIAWRALSEE; encoded by the coding sequence ATGGGGACGACGGCCGCCGCGACGCACCCTGCCGAGAGTGCGGCGGGCGGTCGCGCCCCGGACGGGGCGGCACACCCCGGCGGCGAGGCACACGCCGCGCGGGCCGCTGCGTGGCTCGACGACGCTCTCGGCGTCCGGCTGCCCGACGACCTGCTGGGCCTGATGCTGACGCACCGGTCGTTCGCGTACGAGAACGGCGGCCTGCCGACCAACGAGCGCCTGGAGTTCCTGGGCGACTCCGTGCTCGGCCTCGTCGTCACCGACGAGCTGTACCGCAGCCAGCCGGGCCTCCCCGAGGGCCAGCTGGCGAAGCTCCGCGCGTCGGTGGTCAACATGACGTCGCTGGCGCGGGTCGCCCGCCGGCTCGGCGACGGCGGCCTCGGCCCCCACGTGCTGCTGGGGCGCGGTGAGGAGACGACCGGCGGCCGGGAGAAGGACTCGATCCTCGCCGACGCCCTCGAGGCGCTGGTCGGCGCGATCCACCTCGGCTGCGGGCTGGACACCGCCTCCGCGGTCGTGCACCGGCTGTTCGACCCGCTGCTGGTCGAGGCCGCCACCCGCGGCGCCGGCCTGGACTGGAAGACCAGCCTGCAGGAGCTCGGTGCCGCGCAGGGGTTGGGCGCGCCCACCTACCAGGTGGACGACGAGGGACCCGACCACGCCAAGACCTTCACCGCCGCCGTGCTGCTCGCCGGCATCGTCCGGGGCACCGGCAGCGGCCGCACGAAGAAGGCCGCCGAGCAGGAGGCGGCCGAGATCGCCTGGCGCGCCCTGTCCGAGGAGTAG
- a CDS encoding DAK2 domain-containing protein, with amino-acid sequence MLQALDDAAVGQWCRAAVEALSGARSRLDDINVFPVPDGDTGTNLLHTAEGARAALDAALAGESPWAVLARGAVLAARGNSGTILAQLLRGLADQLADQPPADGPVLAAALRKAAEGAYTAVADPEEGTFLTVARAGGESAVAAVDVGRTALADVVVAAADGARAALDRTPGQLTVLREAGVVDAGGAGLCLVLDALVRTVTGIEPVRPALALPDRHRHGSEHAPHQPPPGPGSEVQYLLADADEVAVTRLQQRLAELGDSLVVVGVDTPTGREWNVHVHVSDVGAAIEAGIEAGRPHRISVTPLAPVPPPAPVPGLRAVVAAVHSDGLAALFRAEGVRVVVCDPDGITEDDLHDEIVASGAQEVVVLPNDAGLLAVASRAATRAREAGREVGVVPTRSPVQGLAAVAVADPGQRFGDDVIAMAEAAAATRWAEVTVADQEALTSAGRCHPGDVLGSAEGDVVVIGPDLASVACDLLDRLLSAGGEMATLVVGPDEELGDAVCGHLSGVHPTIEVVRYGGGPSSLPVQIGVE; translated from the coding sequence GTGCTGCAGGCGCTGGACGACGCCGCGGTCGGTCAGTGGTGCCGCGCCGCGGTCGAGGCGCTGTCCGGCGCGCGGAGCAGGCTGGACGACATCAACGTCTTCCCCGTCCCGGACGGGGACACCGGCACCAACCTCCTGCACACCGCCGAGGGCGCCCGTGCCGCACTCGACGCCGCCCTCGCCGGTGAGTCCCCGTGGGCGGTCCTGGCCCGGGGTGCGGTGCTGGCCGCCCGCGGCAACTCGGGCACGATCCTCGCCCAGCTCCTGCGCGGGCTCGCCGACCAGCTGGCCGACCAGCCCCCCGCGGACGGGCCGGTCCTCGCCGCGGCGCTGCGCAAGGCCGCCGAGGGCGCGTACACCGCGGTCGCCGACCCGGAGGAGGGCACTTTCCTCACGGTCGCCCGGGCCGGCGGTGAGTCCGCCGTGGCGGCCGTCGACGTGGGCCGCACGGCACTGGCCGACGTCGTCGTGGCGGCCGCCGACGGCGCCCGCGCCGCTCTCGACCGGACGCCCGGCCAGCTCACGGTCCTGCGCGAGGCGGGGGTCGTCGACGCCGGGGGCGCCGGGCTGTGCCTGGTGCTCGACGCCCTGGTGCGCACCGTCACCGGCATCGAGCCCGTCCGGCCGGCGCTGGCCCTGCCCGACCGGCACCGGCACGGCTCCGAGCACGCCCCCCACCAGCCGCCGCCCGGTCCGGGCAGCGAGGTCCAGTACCTGCTCGCCGACGCCGACGAGGTGGCGGTCACCCGTCTCCAGCAGCGCCTGGCCGAGCTGGGCGACAGCCTCGTCGTCGTCGGCGTCGACACCCCGACCGGTCGCGAGTGGAACGTCCACGTCCACGTGTCCGACGTCGGCGCGGCCATCGAGGCCGGCATCGAGGCGGGGCGACCGCACCGCATCTCGGTCACCCCGCTCGCGCCGGTGCCCCCGCCGGCACCGGTCCCCGGACTCCGCGCGGTCGTCGCCGCCGTCCACAGCGACGGTCTGGCCGCTCTCTTCCGGGCCGAGGGCGTCCGTGTCGTCGTCTGCGACCCCGACGGCATCACCGAGGACGATCTGCACGACGAGATCGTCGCCTCGGGCGCGCAGGAGGTGGTCGTGCTGCCCAACGACGCCGGCCTCCTCGCCGTCGCCTCCCGGGCGGCCACGCGGGCGCGGGAGGCGGGGCGCGAGGTCGGCGTCGTGCCCACCCGTTCACCCGTGCAGGGGCTGGCCGCCGTGGCGGTCGCCGATCCCGGCCAGCGGTTCGGGGACGACGTCATCGCCATGGCCGAGGCCGCCGCGGCCACCCGCTGGGCCGAGGTCACCGTGGCCGACCAGGAGGCGCTGACCTCCGCCGGCCGGTGCCACCCCGGCGACGTGCTCGGATCCGCGGAAGGGGACGTGGTCGTGATCGGCCCCGACCTCGCGTCCGTGGCCTGCGACCTGCTGGACCGCCTGCTGTCGGCCGGCGGGGAGATGGCCACCCTCGTCGTCGGTCCGGACGAGGAGCTCGGCGACGCCGTCTGCGGGCACCTCTCCGGAGTGCACCCCACGATCGAGGTCGTCCGGTACGGCGGCGGCCCGAGCTCGCTGCCGGTGCAGATCGGGGTGGAGTGA
- the coaD gene encoding pantetheine-phosphate adenylyltransferase: protein MRRAVCPGSFDPVTNGHVDVIGRAAGLYDELVVAVLVNPGKAGFFPVEERMDLLREAVADLPNVTVDSFQGLLVDYCRSHDIPVIVKGLRAVSDFEYELQMAQMNRELAGIETLFVPTAPQVGHLSSSLVKQIATFGGDVSRLVPTVVHDRLAERARRDAQ from the coding sequence GTGAGGCGTGCCGTCTGCCCAGGTTCCTTCGATCCGGTCACCAACGGGCACGTCGACGTCATCGGCCGGGCTGCCGGGCTCTACGACGAGCTGGTCGTCGCCGTGCTGGTCAACCCGGGCAAGGCCGGGTTCTTCCCGGTCGAGGAGCGCATGGACCTCCTCCGCGAGGCCGTCGCCGACCTGCCCAACGTCACCGTCGACAGCTTCCAGGGGCTGCTCGTCGACTACTGCCGCAGCCACGACATCCCGGTGATCGTCAAGGGGCTGCGGGCCGTCAGCGACTTCGAGTACGAGCTCCAGATGGCCCAGATGAACCGGGAGCTGGCCGGCATCGAGACCCTGTTCGTGCCCACCGCGCCGCAGGTCGGTCACCTGTCCTCCAGCCTGGTCAAGCAGATCGCCACCTTCGGCGGCGACGTCTCCCGGCTGGTGCCCACGGTCGTCCACGACCGGCTGGCCGAGCGCGCCCGGCGGGATGCGCAGTGA
- the recG gene encoding ATP-dependent DNA helicase RecG, whose protein sequence is MAVTLETPLARVLGPKTATGMAETLGLHTVRHLLRHYPRRYARRGEQADLADVQVGDRVTVLAQVRSVTTRPMRNRRGSLTEVVVGDGGGRMKLVFFNHRHGQLKVNAWGMFAGTVGEYRGEKQFAHPDMHLIDASDEDTDWARALVPIYPASKDVSSWVIQKSVRLLLGAGGGLAELVEDPLPEEIRARHGLLPLAAALLDIHRPTTTEDVERAEHRLKWDEALTLQLTLAARRRAAALEPGTARPRRPGGLLDAVDAALPFALTEGQRAVGEELAAELDRDQPMHRLLQGEVGSGKTVVALRAMAQVVDAGGQAALLAPTEVLAAQHARGIRQLLGPLGRAGEIDGDPAGTRVTLLTGSLKAAARRTARAEVAEGRAGIVVGTHALLQEGVEFADLGLVVVDEQHRFGVEQRDALRAKGGRPPHVLVMTATPIPRTVAMTVYGDLEISTLRQLPSGRGGVSSSVVPVVERPGWIDRAWERLREEVAAGRQAYVVCPRIGDVTGPGDEPEDADGAPDDEQGRSDRRPPLAVLDVAEALRAGPLAGLRLDVLHGRMTPDEKDAVMRAFATGEIDVLVATTVVEVGVDVPNATVMVVMDADRFGVSQLHQLRGRVARGTHAGLCLLVTDAPSASPTGQRLAAVAATSDGFELARLDLETRREGDVLGAAQSGRRSAIKLLSLLEDEELISQARAEAHALLGTDRGLADHPGLAAEVAALATDERAQWLEKA, encoded by the coding sequence ATGGCCGTCACCCTGGAGACGCCGCTGGCCCGGGTCCTCGGCCCCAAGACGGCCACCGGGATGGCGGAGACCCTCGGCCTGCACACCGTGCGGCACCTGCTCCGGCACTACCCGCGCCGCTACGCCCGCCGCGGGGAGCAGGCAGATCTGGCCGATGTCCAGGTCGGCGACCGCGTCACCGTCCTGGCCCAGGTCAGGAGCGTCACGACGCGCCCGATGCGCAACCGCCGCGGCAGCCTCACCGAGGTCGTGGTCGGGGACGGCGGCGGGCGGATGAAGCTGGTGTTCTTCAACCACCGGCACGGACAGCTGAAGGTCAACGCGTGGGGCATGTTCGCCGGCACGGTCGGCGAGTACCGGGGGGAGAAGCAGTTCGCGCACCCCGACATGCACCTGATCGACGCCTCCGACGAGGACACCGACTGGGCGCGCGCGCTGGTACCGATCTACCCGGCGAGCAAGGACGTCTCCAGCTGGGTGATCCAGAAGTCCGTCCGGCTCCTGCTGGGCGCCGGCGGTGGGCTCGCCGAGCTCGTCGAGGACCCGCTGCCCGAGGAGATCCGCGCCCGGCACGGGCTGCTCCCGCTCGCCGCCGCACTCCTCGACATCCACCGGCCGACCACGACGGAGGACGTCGAGCGCGCCGAGCACCGCCTGAAGTGGGACGAGGCGCTCACCCTGCAGCTCACCCTCGCCGCCCGCCGCCGGGCCGCGGCCCTGGAGCCGGGCACCGCGCGGCCCCGCCGGCCCGGCGGGCTCCTCGACGCGGTCGACGCCGCCCTGCCCTTCGCCCTCACCGAAGGCCAGCGCGCGGTGGGGGAGGAGCTGGCCGCGGAGCTCGACCGCGACCAGCCGATGCACCGGCTGCTGCAGGGCGAGGTGGGCTCCGGCAAGACGGTGGTGGCGCTGCGCGCCATGGCGCAGGTCGTCGACGCCGGCGGCCAGGCCGCACTGCTCGCCCCGACCGAGGTGCTCGCTGCCCAGCACGCCCGCGGCATCCGGCAGCTGCTCGGCCCGCTCGGTCGGGCCGGGGAGATCGACGGCGACCCCGCCGGTACCCGCGTCACCCTGCTCACCGGCTCGCTGAAGGCGGCGGCCCGCCGCACCGCGCGGGCGGAGGTCGCCGAGGGCCGGGCCGGCATCGTGGTCGGCACCCACGCGCTCCTGCAGGAGGGCGTGGAGTTCGCCGACCTCGGGCTCGTCGTCGTCGACGAGCAGCACCGGTTCGGCGTCGAGCAGCGCGACGCGCTGCGCGCCAAGGGCGGCCGGCCGCCGCACGTGCTGGTCATGACGGCCACCCCGATCCCGCGCACCGTGGCCATGACCGTCTACGGCGATCTGGAGATCTCCACGCTGCGCCAGCTGCCGAGCGGCCGCGGCGGCGTCTCCAGCTCCGTGGTCCCGGTGGTCGAGAGACCCGGCTGGATCGACCGGGCCTGGGAACGCCTCCGGGAGGAGGTCGCCGCCGGCCGCCAGGCCTACGTCGTCTGTCCGCGCATCGGCGACGTCACCGGCCCCGGCGACGAGCCCGAGGACGCCGACGGCGCCCCGGACGACGAGCAGGGCCGCAGCGACCGGCGGCCGCCGCTGGCGGTCCTCGACGTCGCCGAGGCACTGCGCGCCGGACCGCTGGCCGGGCTGCGGCTCGACGTCCTGCACGGCCGGATGACCCCCGACGAGAAGGACGCCGTCATGCGCGCCTTCGCGACGGGAGAGATCGACGTGCTGGTCGCCACCACCGTCGTGGAGGTCGGTGTCGACGTCCCCAACGCCACGGTCATGGTGGTCATGGACGCCGACCGGTTCGGCGTCAGCCAGCTGCACCAACTCCGCGGCCGGGTGGCCCGCGGCACGCACGCCGGGCTCTGCCTGCTGGTCACCGACGCCCCCTCGGCCTCGCCCACCGGCCAGCGGCTGGCCGCCGTGGCCGCCACCTCCGACGGGTTCGAGCTCGCCCGGCTGGACCTGGAGACCCGGCGGGAGGGCGACGTCCTCGGCGCGGCGCAGTCCGGCCGGCGCTCGGCCATCAAGCTGCTGTCCCTCCTCGAGGACGAGGAGCTCATCAGCCAGGCCCGCGCCGAGGCGCACGCTCTGCTCGGGACCGATCGCGGCCTCGCCGACCACCCGGGGCTCGCCGCCGAGGTCGCCGCCCTGGCCACCGACGAGCGCGCCCAGTGGTTGGAGAAGGCATAG
- a CDS encoding AAA family ATPase — MGIVTISAPYGAAGAEIAPAVAEQLGLPFHDRAIPAQVAGRLGVPVAEAEANDETVVRGLWRLVASLGTMPDPVGGVVPGAPLPDARAYREQTERVLAELAAGDGGVVLGRAAAMVLRGRTDALHVRLDGSRERRLSAAVARSGRPREEVAREMAVTDRGREAYVRHFYRADPAAAGHYHLVVDSTELPVETVVQLVVTAARGRGIGR, encoded by the coding sequence GTGGGCATCGTGACCATCTCCGCCCCCTACGGTGCCGCGGGCGCGGAGATCGCCCCGGCCGTCGCCGAGCAGCTGGGGCTGCCGTTCCACGACCGGGCGATCCCGGCGCAGGTGGCCGGCCGGCTGGGTGTGCCGGTGGCCGAGGCCGAGGCCAACGACGAGACCGTCGTCCGCGGGCTGTGGCGGCTCGTCGCCTCGCTCGGGACCATGCCCGACCCCGTGGGCGGGGTGGTACCGGGCGCGCCGCTGCCGGACGCCCGGGCCTACCGGGAGCAGACCGAGCGGGTGCTCGCCGAGCTCGCCGCGGGCGACGGCGGCGTCGTGCTCGGGCGGGCCGCGGCGATGGTCCTGCGCGGCCGGACCGATGCGCTGCACGTGCGGCTCGACGGCTCCCGGGAGCGCCGGCTGTCGGCGGCGGTGGCGCGGTCGGGCCGACCGCGCGAGGAGGTGGCGCGGGAGATGGCGGTGACCGACCGCGGGCGGGAGGCCTACGTGCGGCACTTCTACCGGGCCGACCCCGCCGCGGCCGGCCACTACCACCTGGTGGTGGACAGCACCGAGCTGCCGGTCGAGACGGTCGTGCAGCTCGTGGTGACGGCGGCGCGCGGGCGCGGCATCGGTCGGTGA
- a CDS encoding thiamine-phosphate kinase, which yields MSRPRPLVPRGDPADSVRVVGEFGVISRVLARSGTAAAAEVGPGDDAAVLRAPDQRVVVTTDVLVEGRHFRRDWSSAEDVGHKAAAANLADVAAMGATTTALVVGLACPPDTPTSWLEGVATGLADECAPMGAAVVGGDTVAAAADSAGVVLSVTALGDLGGRAPVLRSGARPGDVVALAGRLGWSAAGLAVLRRGFASPLAVVTAHRRPTPPYAAGPAAADAGATAMCDVSDGLVADAGHLARDSGVLIDLDRAALEQACLEPVGPLQQVGSALGVDPMAWVLSGGEDHALLATFPRKAILPEGWVPIGTVRPGKRGAGVRVNGEAAEEALRAVGAERGGHVHFG from the coding sequence ATGAGCCGACCCCGCCCGCTGGTCCCACGCGGTGATCCGGCCGACAGCGTCCGGGTCGTCGGCGAGTTCGGCGTCATCTCCCGGGTGCTGGCCCGGTCGGGGACCGCGGCAGCCGCGGAGGTGGGGCCCGGGGACGATGCGGCCGTGCTCCGGGCGCCGGACCAGCGCGTCGTCGTCACCACCGACGTGCTGGTGGAGGGGCGGCACTTCCGGCGGGACTGGTCGTCGGCCGAGGACGTCGGGCACAAGGCGGCGGCGGCGAACCTGGCCGACGTCGCGGCGATGGGCGCGACCACCACGGCACTGGTCGTGGGGCTGGCGTGCCCACCGGACACCCCCACCAGCTGGCTGGAGGGGGTCGCCACCGGGCTGGCCGACGAGTGCGCGCCGATGGGTGCCGCGGTGGTCGGTGGCGACACGGTGGCCGCCGCGGCGGACAGCGCCGGTGTCGTGCTGTCGGTGACCGCGCTCGGCGACCTGGGCGGGCGGGCGCCGGTGCTGCGCTCGGGGGCCCGGCCGGGCGACGTCGTGGCGCTGGCCGGGCGGCTGGGTTGGTCGGCGGCCGGGCTCGCGGTCCTGCGCCGCGGTTTCGCCAGCCCGCTGGCCGTCGTGACCGCGCACCGCCGGCCGACCCCGCCCTACGCGGCGGGTCCGGCGGCGGCCGACGCGGGCGCCACCGCGATGTGCGACGTGAGCGACGGCCTGGTGGCCGACGCCGGACATCTCGCCCGGGACAGCGGCGTGCTGATCGACCTCGACCGCGCCGCCCTGGAGCAGGCCTGCCTGGAACCGGTCGGGCCGCTGCAGCAGGTGGGCTCGGCCCTCGGGGTCGACCCGATGGCGTGGGTGCTCAGTGGTGGTGAGGACCACGCGCTGCTCGCGACCTTCCCCCGCAAGGCCATCCTCCCGGAGGGCTGGGTCCCCATCGGCACCGTGCGCCCCGGGAAGCGGGGGGCCGGTGTGCGGGTGAACGGCGAGGCCGCGGAGGAGGCGCTGCGTGCCGTCGGGGCGGAGCGGGGGGGCCATGTCCACTTCGGCTGA
- a CDS encoding DUF3515 domain-containing protein produces MDPLRRAALLITAITVPVVIALIVLVNVVGDRAEESSAAGPAEIDGVAPVRPEDLPVLPLDTPPVTPEAEASCPALMSDLPLELAGEPSRRVQSDTPYVYAWGDPPVVLTCGVERPAGWTVGASAIQINGVQWHVDTSDPDTTVWTAVDRPVYVEVRLPADVDSAPVTALTIPLAEALPYQEPRPAP; encoded by the coding sequence GTGGACCCGCTCCGCCGGGCCGCGCTCCTGATCACGGCGATCACCGTGCCGGTGGTCATCGCGCTCATCGTGCTGGTCAACGTGGTCGGCGACCGTGCCGAGGAGAGCTCGGCCGCCGGCCCGGCGGAGATCGACGGGGTCGCCCCCGTCCGGCCCGAGGACCTCCCGGTGCTGCCGCTGGACACCCCGCCGGTCACCCCCGAGGCCGAGGCCTCGTGCCCGGCGCTCATGTCCGACCTGCCGCTGGAGCTGGCCGGCGAACCCTCCCGCCGGGTGCAGTCGGACACCCCGTACGTCTACGCCTGGGGTGACCCACCGGTGGTGCTGACCTGCGGCGTCGAGCGCCCCGCCGGCTGGACGGTCGGGGCCTCGGCCATCCAGATCAACGGCGTGCAGTGGCACGTGGACACCAGCGATCCGGACACCACGGTGTGGACGGCGGTCGACCGGCCGGTCTACGTGGAGGTGCGGCTCCCGGCCGACGTCGACAGCGCTCCGGTCACCGCCCTCACCATCCCGCTCGCCGAGGCGCTCCCCTACCAGGAGCCACGCCCCGCCCCCTGA
- a CDS encoding Lrp/AsnC ligand binding domain-containing protein, which yields MVHAYILIQTEVGKAAQVASTISEISGVTKAEDVTGPYDVIVRAEAETVDDLGRLVVARVQSVDGITRTLTCPVVNI from the coding sequence GTGGTCCACGCCTACATCCTCATCCAGACCGAGGTCGGCAAGGCCGCCCAGGTCGCCTCGACGATCAGCGAGATCAGCGGCGTCACCAAGGCCGAGGACGTCACCGGCCCGTACGACGTGATCGTCCGCGCCGAGGCGGAGACCGTGGACGACCTGGGTCGCCTGGTCGTCGCGCGCGTGCAGTCGGTCGACGGGATCACCCGCACCCTGACGTGCCCGGTCGTCAACATCTGA